One region of Quercus lobata isolate SW786 chromosome 2, ValleyOak3.0 Primary Assembly, whole genome shotgun sequence genomic DNA includes:
- the LOC115977148 gene encoding protein OS-9 homolog isoform X2 produces the protein MKVLWVILLSYTLYHHVLADQIFSAQVGGTFGRSFREPKYKIEFHPEDSPFHPDGDQESVIMPNKNGENFLCFLPKVEKAKSGKPVTRHNTSSMIVESEKRIKLKTPDELLEALKDRCLIRQEGWWSYEFCYQKKLRQVHLENEKEVQEFVLGQYDAEATAAFNQNLSDISELKDPHSKDASQRYHAHQYTNGTMCDLTNQPRETEVRFVCAETRAMISSITELSTCKYALTVQCPTLCKHPLFQEERPVWHTINCNVLPKDYKDTKVGEESKEKQILMVTDDEAPSSYDSKE, from the exons atgaaggtgttGTGGGTGATCCTACTTTCATACACTCTGTATCACCATGTGTTAGCCGATCAGATCTTCTCAGCCCAAGTTG GTGGCACGTTTGGTCGCAGCTTCCGTGAACCAAAGTATAAGATTGAATTCCATCCAGAAGATTCACCTTTTCATCCT GATGGTGATCAGGAGTCTGTGATTATGCCCAATAAAAATGGGgagaattttttatgttttttgccTAAGGTGGAGAAAGCCAAGAGTGGAAAGCCAGTTACTCGGCACAACACAAGCAGCATGATAGTGGAAAGTGAAAAACGAATTAAATTAAAGACACCAGATGAGCTGCTTGAAGCACTGAAGGACCGATGCTTGATCAGA CAAGAAGGCTGGTGGTCATATGAATTTTGCTATCAGAAAAAGTTACGTCAAGTTCATTTGGAGAATGAAAAG GAGGTTCAGGAGTTTGTCTTAGGTCAGTACGATGCGGAGGCCACAGCTGCTTTCAACCAGAATCTCTCTGATATTTCTGAATTGAAAGATCCCCACTCAAAAGATGCATCTCAAAG GTATCATGCTCATCAGTATACAAATGGAACCATGTGTGATCTTACCAATCAGCCACGAGAGACTGAG GTGAGATTTGTATGTGCAGAGACCAGAGCTATGATTAGTTCTATTACAGAGCTGTCCACTTGCAAGTATGCACTTACGGTTCAATGCCCAACGCTTTGCAAGCACCC ATTGTTCCAAGAAGAGAGACCAGTGTGGCACACCATTAACTGTAATGTGCTTCCTAAAGACTATAAGGATACAAAAGTGGGGGAAGAATCCAAAGAAAAGCAGATTCTTATGGTCACAGATGATGAAGCTCCTTCTAGTTATGATTCAAAAGAGTGA
- the LOC115977149 gene encoding NEDD8 ultimate buster 1 has translation MAKLKIAGTWAGILEVELEEWTVPMLREEVAKRSSCGAESINLICAGKVLKDGDGTEKLTQLGVKNNAKILASRVCVEEGKSLGVELMAEEERSNRLSRVKAAATALAKRHADGSLPIEDFNIELEDQSGKTVHLGSETDQRAVMMGLMLHANAKQLIRRENYKDALEVLTMGEEAFSLCNSKVIELIDNVPILQIDMVWCYFMLRDIRWLSVAGARLEKAREGIERAHGKDSSRVTLLQAGRHPELAIHLRLELLEGVVAYHSGQFDKSRKALTSAQAKFSQLQVPDEALSLVMSMGFKEHDSKRALRMSNQDIGSAVDFLVEEKAKRARKREEDLKRKNDIKELKKYGMTPSKKAVDLKILNELVSIGFEKELAAEALRRNENDFQQALDNLTNPETNSAMQVDIESRKRKRQQRASEAAIEQLVLMGFERSRVVAALQVGGTMEQAMHLLLSQSESNPSVAADSNLESEPNPTISADNNWNSSIPIIPDAGGPSTASEVEERDVEMEDELADELAKGDALTDYDIEVTKEGEAISEYLAILESAGNSEKAPCC, from the exons ATGGCGAAACTGAAGATAGCGGGCACATGGGCAGGCATACTAGAGGTTGAATTGGAGGAGTGGACTGTACCCATGTTGAGAGAAGAGGTGGCGAAGCGATCAAGCTGTGGGGCTGAGTCGATCAATCTCATATGCGCAGGCAAGGTCTTGAAAGATGGCGATGGGACTGAGAAGTTGACCCAGTTGGGTGTCAAGAACAACGCTAAGATACTTGCCAGTCGGGTCTGTGTTGAGGAGGGAAAGTCTTTGGGGGTGGAGTTGATGGCTGAGGAGGAACGCTCTAACAGACTCAGCCGAGTCAA GGCAGCTGCCACAGCACTGGCCAAAAGGCATGCAGATGGTTCATTACCAATTGAAGACTTCAATATAGAACTTGAAGATCAAAGTGGAAAGACAGTACATTTGGGATCTGAAACTGATCAGCG GGCAGTCATGATGGGCCTGATGCTTCACGCAAATGCAAAGCAACTAATTAGGAGGGAGAATTACAAAGATGCATTAGAAGTGCTTACCATGGGAGAG GAGGCTTTCTCTCTGTGCAATTCAAAGGTCATTGAG CTGATTGACAATGTCCCTATACTGCAAATAGACATGGTGTGGTGCTATTTCATGCTTCGAGACATCAGATGGCTCTCAGTGGCAGGAGCACGCCTGGAAAAGGCTAGAGAAGGAATTGAACGTGCTCATGGGAAGGACTCCTCTCGTGTCACACTCCTCCAAGCTGGTCGCCATCCAGAGCTTGCAAT ACATTTAAGACTGGAGTTGCTGGAAGGGGTGGTGGCATATCACAGTGGTCAGTTTGATAAATCGAGGAAGGCATTGACCTCTGCACAAGCAAAATTCTCCCAG TTACAGGTGCCTGATGAAGCCTTATCACTTGTTATGAGCATGGGTTTTAAAGAACATGATTCAAAAAGAGCGTTGAGAATGAGCAATCAAGATATTGGAAGTGCTGTTGATTTTCTGGTTGAGGAAAAGGCAAAGAGAGCACGAAAACGAGAGGAGGATTTGAAGCGAAAAAACGATATAAA GGAGCTAAAAAAGTATGGAATGACACCCTCGAAGAAAGCTGTGGATCTCAAGATATTGAATGAATTGGTTTCCATTGG GTTTGAGAAGGAGCTTGCAGCTGAAGCCCTTCGAAGAAATGAAAATGACTTTCAGCAGGCACTGGATAATTTGACAAATCCAGAAACTAATTCTGCCATGCAG GTGGATATTGaatcaaggaaaaggaaaaggcagCAACGAGCATCAGAAGCTGCAATTGAACAGCTTGTACTTATGGGCTTTGAAAGATCAAGAG TGGTTGCAGCACTTCAGGTTGGTGGCACTATGGAGCAAGCAATGCATCTACTTCTCTCACAATCTGAGTCGAACCCCTCAGTTGCTGCAGACAGTAATCTAGAATCTGAGCCAAACCCAACGATTTCTGCTGATAACAATTGGAATTCTTCCATTCCAATAATTCCTGATGCTGGAGGTCCTTCAACTGCCAGTGAAGTAGAAGAGCGGGATGTAGAGATGGAAGATGAACTTGCTGATGAACTAGCAAAAGGAGATGCTTTAACAGACTATGACATTGAAGTCACTAAAGAAGGTGAGGCCATATCTGAGTACTTGGCTATTCTGGAGTCAGCAGGCAATAGTGAGAAGGCACCATGCTGCTAA
- the LOC115973808 gene encoding protein ALP1-like — translation MAAGGSGGGGARKSTTKIATATTKRKTQKPQNKSLDQQNLLALISTATSATHSFLSHHDLLLLPSQSLALESLLSSSSLLSLLQPSKPLSLPSLPSSSSPPPPPQQQQQQQQQCWFHRFLSATSSTDYDPRWSHFFHISKPSFSHLLSLLSPLLSTSLPSISPSYALAATLYRMAHAAPYKAVARRFGFSSGSAEACRAFYTVCKAVNEKLGDLFVFKADIDRIIVGFGWISLPNCCGVLGFGRFGVEGEVLGKNESVLVQALVDSEGRFLDVSAGWPSTMKADTILQQSKLYLGVEESRELLNGPRYELSDGNSVPQYILGESCFPLLPWLLTPYIRANEEDSFGSSEREFNSVHSRAMGLVGTAFGRLGARWQLLGKQWKEECVEFMPFVIVTGCLLHNFLIKCSEPMPDENVRCLRERKLPVPEGELDESAQRIRDVLASHLSRVLKR, via the exons ATGGCTGCCGGAGGCAGTGGAGGAGGCGGAGCTAGAAAGTCCACCACCAAAATCGCCACTGCCACCACAAAACGTAAAACCCAGAAACCCCAAAACAAGAGCCTCGACCAACAGAACCTCCTAGCACTCATTTCCACCGCCACCTCCGCCACTCACTCCTTCCTCTCCCACCAcgacctcctcctcctcccttCCCAATCCCTCGCTCTCGAATCTCTCCTTTCCTCCTCTTCCctcctctctctcctccaaCCCTCCAAACCTCTCTCCCTcccttctcttccttcttcttcatcaccacctccaccaccacaacaacaacaacaacaacaacaacaatgctGGTTCCACCGCTTCCTCTCCGCCACTTCCTCCACCGACTACGACCCTCGTTGGTCCCACTTCTTCCACATCTCCAAACCCTCTTTCTCTCACCTCCTTTCCcttctctcccctcttctctcCACCTCTCTTCCTTCCATCTCTCCCAGTTACGCTCTCGCCGCCACGCTTTACCGCATGGCTCACGCCGCACCTTACAAGGCGGTGGCACGCCGGTTCGGGTTCAGTTCTGGTTCCGCAGAGGCCTGCCGGGCCTTCTACACGGTGTGTAAGGCTGTGAATGAGAAActaggtgatttgtttgtgtttaaagCTGATATAGATAGAATTATAGTGGGTTTTGGGTGGATTTCGTTGCCCAATTGTTGTGGGGTTTTGGGGTTTGGGAGGTTTGGTGTTGAAGGTGAAGTGTTAGGGAAAAATGAGTCAGTTTTGGTTCAGGCATTGGTGGACTCTGAAGGGAGGTTCTTGGATGTCTCAGCGGGGTGGCCAAGCACGATGAAGGCCGATACCATTTTGCAACAGAGTAAGCTGTATTTGGGAGTAGAGGAATCGAGGGAGTTGTTGAATGGGCCAAGGTATGAGCTTAGTGATGGAAATTCGGTTCCTCAATACATATTGGGTGAATCTTGCTTCCCTTTATTGCCATGGCTTTTGACTCCTTATATTAGAGCTAATGAGGAGGATAGTTTTGGTTCGTCAGAACGGGAATTTAATTCTGTGCATAGTCGCGCTATGGGGTTGGTTGGCACAGCATTTGGGAGGCTTGGGGCTCGGTGGCAGCTTCTAGGGAAGCAATGGAAGGAGGAGTGTGTTGAGTTTATGCCGTTTGTTATTGTTACGGGGTGTCTGCTGCATAATTTTCTGATCAAGTGTAGTGAGCCGATGCCGGATGAAAATGTGAGGTGCTTAAGGGAGAGGAAGCTTCCTGTTCCTGAGGGAGAGCTGGATGAGAGTGCACAAAGGATCAGGGATGTGCTTGCCTCTCATTTGAGCCGG GTACTCAAAAGGTAA
- the LOC115977148 gene encoding protein OS-9 homolog isoform X1: MKVLWVILLSYTLYHHVLADQIFSAQVAGGTFGRSFREPKYKIEFHPEDSPFHPDGDQESVIMPNKNGENFLCFLPKVEKAKSGKPVTRHNTSSMIVESEKRIKLKTPDELLEALKDRCLIRQEGWWSYEFCYQKKLRQVHLENEKEVQEFVLGQYDAEATAAFNQNLSDISELKDPHSKDASQRYHAHQYTNGTMCDLTNQPRETEVRFVCAETRAMISSITELSTCKYALTVQCPTLCKHPLFQEERPVWHTINCNVLPKDYKDTKVGEESKEKQILMVTDDEAPSSYDSKE, translated from the exons atgaaggtgttGTGGGTGATCCTACTTTCATACACTCTGTATCACCATGTGTTAGCCGATCAGATCTTCTCAGCCCAAGTTG CAGGTGGCACGTTTGGTCGCAGCTTCCGTGAACCAAAGTATAAGATTGAATTCCATCCAGAAGATTCACCTTTTCATCCT GATGGTGATCAGGAGTCTGTGATTATGCCCAATAAAAATGGGgagaattttttatgttttttgccTAAGGTGGAGAAAGCCAAGAGTGGAAAGCCAGTTACTCGGCACAACACAAGCAGCATGATAGTGGAAAGTGAAAAACGAATTAAATTAAAGACACCAGATGAGCTGCTTGAAGCACTGAAGGACCGATGCTTGATCAGA CAAGAAGGCTGGTGGTCATATGAATTTTGCTATCAGAAAAAGTTACGTCAAGTTCATTTGGAGAATGAAAAG GAGGTTCAGGAGTTTGTCTTAGGTCAGTACGATGCGGAGGCCACAGCTGCTTTCAACCAGAATCTCTCTGATATTTCTGAATTGAAAGATCCCCACTCAAAAGATGCATCTCAAAG GTATCATGCTCATCAGTATACAAATGGAACCATGTGTGATCTTACCAATCAGCCACGAGAGACTGAG GTGAGATTTGTATGTGCAGAGACCAGAGCTATGATTAGTTCTATTACAGAGCTGTCCACTTGCAAGTATGCACTTACGGTTCAATGCCCAACGCTTTGCAAGCACCC ATTGTTCCAAGAAGAGAGACCAGTGTGGCACACCATTAACTGTAATGTGCTTCCTAAAGACTATAAGGATACAAAAGTGGGGGAAGAATCCAAAGAAAAGCAGATTCTTATGGTCACAGATGATGAAGCTCCTTCTAGTTATGATTCAAAAGAGTGA